In Paenibacillus sp. BIC5C1, a genomic segment contains:
- a CDS encoding class I SAM-dependent methyltransferase produces the protein MSNHYYSDKPQVAHDRRATEAELRGWKLRLVTDAGVFSKNGIDYGSRVLIDAIELPAGAHVLDVGCGYGPIGLTAAKLVPDGHVTMIDINERAVELSKENAKANGITNVTVMQSNLLAEVEKEDFDAILTNPPIRAGKETVHTIFEQAYGHLKMGGALWIVIQKKQGAPSAKAKLESLFGRVEEVTKDKGYRIFKAVKLEEPSLD, from the coding sequence ATGTCCAATCATTATTATTCGGACAAACCGCAGGTGGCACATGACAGACGGGCTACAGAAGCGGAGCTACGCGGATGGAAATTACGACTCGTTACGGATGCAGGGGTATTTTCCAAAAACGGAATCGATTACGGCAGCAGAGTGTTGATTGATGCTATAGAGTTGCCTGCTGGAGCTCATGTACTGGATGTGGGCTGCGGGTATGGACCCATTGGTCTTACAGCGGCTAAACTTGTACCGGATGGACATGTCACCATGATCGATATCAATGAGAGAGCAGTTGAGCTTTCCAAGGAAAATGCAAAAGCGAACGGCATAACGAATGTAACGGTTATGCAAAGCAATCTTCTGGCTGAAGTTGAAAAGGAAGACTTTGACGCGATTCTGACCAATCCTCCGATCCGTGCCGGTAAGGAAACCGTGCATACGATCTTTGAACAGGCTTATGGTCATTTGAAGATGGGCGGAGCGTTATGGATTGTCATTCAGAAAAAGCAGGGAGCACCTTCGGCAAAAGCGAAGCTGGAATCTCTCTTTGGACGAGTGGAGGAAGTAACGAAGGATAAAGGCTACCGAATTTTCAAAGCTGTGAAATTGGAAGAGCCGTCTTTAGACTAA
- the rplL gene encoding 50S ribosomal protein L7/L12, giving the protein MSKEQILEAIKGMTVLELNDLVKAIEEEFGVTAAAPVAVAGGGAAAAEAEQSEFDVILTSAGASKINVIKAVREITGLGLKEAKEVVDNAPKPLKEKVSKEEAEAVKAKLEEAGASIEVK; this is encoded by the coding sequence ATGAGTAAAGAGCAAATCTTGGAAGCAATCAAAGGCATGACTGTACTGGAATTGAATGATCTCGTTAAAGCAATCGAAGAAGAATTCGGCGTAACTGCTGCAGCTCCAGTAGCTGTTGCAGGTGGCGGAGCTGCTGCAGCTGAAGCTGAGCAATCCGAGTTCGACGTAATCTTGACTAGCGCTGGTGCTTCCAAAATCAACGTTATCAAAGCAGTTCGTGAAATCACAGGTCTTGGCTTGAAAGAAGCAAAAGAAGTGGTTGACAACGCTCCAAAACCATTGAAAGAAAAAGTAAGCAAAGAAGAAGCAGAAGCGGTTAAAGCTAAGCTTGAAGAAGCAGGCGCTTCAATCGAAGTTAAATAA